Within Massilia endophytica, the genomic segment CGGAAGCGGGCGCGCCGCACCGCGAGCCTCTTCCCGCCGACACCTTCCTGCTGTACCTGAGCGGCGCCGCAGGCTGGACGCAGGTGACGGACTTCCAGGTGGTACGCCTGGCGCCGGGGACAGACTGGATGCTGCGCTGCGTGCTGCCTGCGAGCTTTCCCGCAGTGGCGGCCAACGCCAAGCTTGAACCTTCCATCGGCGCCACCACGCCCATGCTGAAGCTGGTGCTGAATCCCATGGCGGTCCATTTCGCCTACAGCTTCTTCCGCCAGCTGCTTCTCAGCGGCGTGCAGGTCCGCACCAAGGTGCGCGGCCTCGCGCCCGCGCAGATGAGCAACAGCACGGGGGCCATTGCGGCGGGCAAGCCCTTCACGCCTTTCGGCAACGCGCCGCTGCCCGGCATGAGCTGGAGCCTCACGCATCCGGAGCTCGCTTCGCCCACGCTGTCCTGGGCGCGGGTCGACCTGACCTGGCTCAACCTGCCGCTGGTGAGCACCTTGCCGCCGCTGATCGGGGCGCCGAACGGCTTCCCGCAGTACTACCAGGGTTATCAGCCTTTCACCTTCACGAACGACAGCTTCAACGCAGATCTCGCCTTGTACAGCGGCGGGCGCTGGCAATCGCTTGTGACGCCAAAGGGGGAAACGCCCTTCGCCATGTTCGCCTACAAGGAAGACAGCGTGCTGGGGGCGTCCTCGTGGTTCTTCCGCTTCGCGCAGGCGAAGGATGCCGTGAACACGGCCGCAGCAGCCACGGAAGGAACGCTGCGCGCGGCCTTCGACGGTCCTCCCTACGGCTTTGGCCAGGCGCAATATCCCACACTGTTCGCCGCGGCAGCCATCCAGAACATCATCGCCATCGAAAAATCGATGCAGAAGAAGAGTCTGTGGGAACAGATCCTGGACTTCATCAAATCCCTGTTCGGCAAAGTTGGGGCAGCGGTAAAAGGAATCGGCGCAAAAATCAGCGGAGTGTTCAAATCGCTGGGAGCGAAAGTCAAGGGCCTGTTCGAGAAGATCATTGGCTGGTTCAAGAAAAAGCCTGCACCGGCGCCAGCTCCTCCACCACCTCCGCCGCCGCCTCCGCCACCCCCACCGCCGCCGCCTGCGCCGGTAGGCGTCGTGCTTCTGAATCCGCCATACCTGCCCACGCTGAAGACCGTTCAGCTGTCCTACAAGTCCGTTGCCAGCGTGCCTCTCGATGGCACGCAGTTCTACCACGTCCATCCCTTCGGCCTGGCGCTGCCCGTGCAGCCTTCGCTTTTCCCGACGGATGCCGAACAGGGAAACCTTTATATCGGGCTGGCGGCAGCGGCGGCCGGGCAGCCCGTGAGCATGCATTTCGAATTGCGCGAGCTCCCGGCCAGCTCCGTGCGGCTGCTGGGCGGCCAGGACGATCCTCTGGGCGGCGTGACCTGGCGCTATCTCGCCAACAATGCCTGGCAGGACTTCCCGCCCGGCAGCGTGGCCTCCGCGACCTCCGACCTGGGGGTATCCGGTATCGTCACGCTGCAGCTCCCCCCCGATATCGACAGCGGGGGCAGCGTGATGGGCGATACCGGCAACACGCCCCTGCGCTGGGTGTCGGCCAGCATCAACGCCGACCCGGCCGCGGCGCCCGCGACGGTTGCCATCCTGCCCCAGGCAGCAACCGTGAGCCGGGTTACGCTGCCGCCCGATGGCGGAGCCGAGCCCTCGCTCCCTGCCGGCACCATCACTGCCATGCAGCCGCATGTTACGGCCATCAAGAGCGTCAGCCAGCCCTATGCCACCAGCGGCGGCGTTGCGGCGGAGAGCACCACCGACTACCGCATGCGCGTCAGCGAGCGCCTGCGGCACAAGGAGCGGGCGAGCCAGATGCGGGACTATGAGCAGCTCGTGCTGGGGAGCTTCCCCAGCGTGGCGCAGGTCAAGTGCATTGGGCCGAACAACAGCCGCAAATTCACCGGGAGCGCGGCTCTGGCCGGCGGACAGCTCGTGCTGGTGCTCGCGCCCGCGCTGCAGCCTTCCATGCAGCTGGCGGCGCCGTTCCCTCGTCCCGCGCTGCTGCAGGTGGCGGAAACGGTCAGCGCCCTCGCTTCGGCCTGCGTCAACGACATCACTGTGCGCAATGTGCTTTACGAGCTCCTGCAGGTGAATGCGGTGCTGACCTTCCAGCAGGGCGTGGACGTCAACCAGTGCAGCACGAAGCTGAACCAGCTGCTGTTCGACTATCTGTCCCCATCCGGCAATCAGCTGGACCTGGGCGTGGGAGCCATTTCCGTGGGCGCCATCGCCGCTCTGATCCGCCAGCAGCCGTACGTGGCGAAGCTGGACAGCATCTTCGTCTGGCAGAGCGCGCAGGACAATTCGCTGCAGCCGCTGAAGCTCACCACGAACGACACTGCCGTGCCAAGTACTCCCTGGTCCGCGCTGGTCAGCGCGCCAAGCCATGTCCTCGACAGCAGCACCTCGAGCGTCTCCAGCGCCGCCCCGACGGAGGCCGTATGCTGCTGAACGAGAACGGCCATATCAACACCACGCCGCCGACGCCGTCCAGCCTGGACTTCTCGGCTTTGCTCAGCGCCGGCATCACGCAGTGCCAGGCGCTCGGCAGCAGCTACTGGACGGACTACAACGAGCACGATCCCGGTGTGACGACGCTGGAGCAGCTTTGCTACGCGCTCACGGACCTGGCGTACCGCACCGGTTTCCCGATGGCCGACCTGCTGGCCGAGAGCCCGGTCAATGTGAGCCCCGGCTTCACCAGCCTGTACACGGGGGACCGGGTGCTGAGTTCCGCGCCGCTGACGCAGGCCGACTTCCGCAAGGTTCTGCTGAGCGTTGCCATCAGCACGGGGCTGAACAACTTCAAGAATGCCTGGCTGGAGCCCGTCACCACGCCCGGCCTGTCCGGATCGGGCCTCTATACGCTGCTCATCGAGGCCTACGATACGTCCGGGGACATTTCCACCCTGGAGACGAACTGCGCGGAGACCTACGCCAGGCACCGCAACCTGTGCGAGGAACTGGCCAGTACGCAGGTGCTGGAAATCTGCGGCATCCAGGTGAAGGCGAGCGTCGAACTGGCGGCAGGCGTGCCCGCCGAGAACGCGCTGGCCGATATCCTGTACGCCATCCAGCATATGCTCGTGCCGTTCGTGCGTATCGGCAGCGTGGCGCAGCAGCTGGCGAATGGCATGCCGCCGGACCAGGTCTTCTGCGGCCCTCTGCTCAGCTGCGGCTACATCGCTGACGACCAGCTGGCGCCGCGCCGGCTGCATGTGGGCATCAGCGACGTCAGCGCCGCCATTGTCGGCGTGTCGGGCGTCCTGTCCGCGGGCGGCCTGATGATCGGCACCGCGTCCGGCTGGGCGGACGACTCGGGCATCAGCATCGCGGGCAACCAGGTGCCGCGCCTCGACCCGTCCATCTTCTCGTACCAGGAGGATTGGGGCCCCATCACGCTGACGCGTAATGGCCAGGCCCTGCCGGTGGACGCCACGCTGGTGTACAGCCTTCTCCAGCAGAAGCTGGGACAACTTCGTTCCCCTACAAGCGCCGATGCGCCGGTGGAGGCGAGTTACACGAAGCTGCCCGTGGGCCGCAACCGCGACGTGGAGCGCTATGTCTCGATACAGAACCACTTCCCCCATGTCTATGGCATCGGAAAGGGAGGGCCGGAACAGGGACAGCCCCAGGCGCCAGGCGAGGTGCAGGCGCAGGCCGTGCGCATGGCCCAGGTGCGCCAGTTCCGGGCCTACCTGCTGCACTTCGACCAGATGCTGGCGGACTGCGGAGCCCAGCTTGCCAATGCCGGGCGGCTGCTCTCGCTCGACCCGACCCTGGAACAGAGCTACTTCTGGCAGTCCCTGACGGACTTGCAGGATGGGCCGCCCCATGTGGTGGAGCTGCTGCGTTCACCCGGCGAGGCTGCTGCGCCTGCCGCCAGTGGGGACCGGTACACCGTACAGGTGGAAATGCCGGGCGGGCTTGGCCTGCGCAGCCGCGAGTTCGGCGACGCCGCCAGCGCCGCGGCGGGCGCCGACGCCATCCTGCAGCAAGGCAGCGACAGCGAGGCATACGAGCTCCGTACGCTCCCTTCCGAGCAGAAGCCGATGCAGCTCTGGCTGATCAAGGATGCGGGCGGCGCCCCGCTGGCATTCGGAAAGCGCCTCTACGCCACGGCGGAGGATGCTGAAAAGGACATGCCCGCAATGATCGGGCACCTGCGCATGCAGGCTTCCGACAGCGCGGCGCGCAGCCGCGACCTGCGCATCGAATGCCATGGCGGCCGCTCCGCATGCCTTGTCGGCAGCCAGGGAACGGTGCTGCTGCAAGCTGACGGGTTGACAGCGGCCGAACAGGCGGCATGGACATCCCGGCTGCTGCGCGACGGCTGCAACGGCGGGAACTACGCCAGCCAGCAGCAGCCGGATGGGCGCTGGCGTGTAACGCTGGCCCCGCAGGGAGTGACGATTGCCGAAGGCGCGCAGCGCTTCGCGAGCGGGGAGGATGCAGCCCAGGGCATCGCTGCGATGGTCGCCCTGGTGCAAAGCCTGTGCTGCAACCACGATGCGCAGGGCGAACATATTGTGCTCAAGCCCAGGCCCTCGCCGCCGCCGGACCCGCAGCCCGGCGTCGAAGCCTACAAGAAGGGAATGAAGCGCCTGGTGGCGGAGCAGGACCCCTGGCGCCTGCGCCGCATGCGCTTCCTGGATCATCTTCTGGCGCGCTTCAACGAGAGTTTCGAGGACGGCGCATTGCGCCAGGCCGACCCGCAGTCCGGCCTCGACCCAGACAAGTTCGAGCAGAACCTCATCGACTGCAAGCTGGAATTCCTGCGGCGTTTTGTTGAACGCCATCCCGCGCTCGGCACGGAGGTGGAGCTGCTGGCCTACGGCCTGGGGGGCGGGCGCATGCGCGGCGTGGACGAGAAGCTCGTCACGGCGGCGGGCGACATCGTGCACTCCAGCCTTGCATCCCGCCTTCGCCTGCTGCTGGCCATCCCGCCCCACCCGGAGCACAAGAGCAGCGAGGGCGCCGAAACCCCGCCGGTTCCGGCGGAAGATCTGTACGTGATCGAGAATGTGCTGCTGAAGCAGATTGCGGCTCCCGCTGGAACGGAAGACAGTGCCATCCCGGACAGCTTCTACTTCAACCGTGTGAGCATTGTGCTGCCCGCGTTGGCGGCCCGCTTTACATCTCCCGCCTTCCGTGCGCTTGCCGAGCAGATGGTGGCGGAAAACTGTCCGGCACATCTGGAAGCGAACTGCCTCTGGCTCGGCTATCCCCAGGAGCAGAACGCCAACCAGTACAGCTACGCGGAGTTTCAGACCTTGTACGAGAACTGGGCCCATTCGCATGGCGAGAACGATCCATGGCCGGCCGCCTCGGCGCTGGCCAGCTTCCTGTACGGCTACCAGAGCGGGGGGGCAGGATCATGAGCGATACCCTCCTGCATATCGGGCAGCTGCGCTTCGAGCTCGACGTGGAAACGCTGCCCCGTGCGCGCTCGGTGACCGAGCGCGTGAGCGCCTTCGGCCGCCAGCGGCTGCCCGCGCTGCTGGCGGAGCTCATGGCGGATGCCGCCGGGGCGGGGCATGTGCTCAGCATCGACAGCATTGTGCTCGATCTTGGAGCGCTCTCCGAAGCGGAACTGGAACGGCAGCTTGGCGATGCGCTGGAGCGCGCCCTGCGCGCCTGGCTCCAGCAGCAGGTGGGCTTGGCCCCTCGCGGCCGGCCGCAGCTTGCCCGCCCCGCGTCCGAGGCTGACCCCGCGTGGCGGGACATGCTGCAGCTGTTCGGCGGTGCTGTCATGCGCCATGCGGACGCTGTGCTGGAGCGCGCTTTCGCACGCTGGCCGCTGGAGGCACTGGGCCGCCTGCGGGCGGAAGGCCGCAAGCAGGCCGTACGCCGGCATCTGGCGTACAGCCTGCCGCCGCCAGCCATGGAGCGCCTGCTGCGCGCCCTCGAGCCTTCGGAGAGTCCGCTGATCGTTGCCTATGTGGCGGACGTGTGCGAGATGCACCGCCACCGGCCGCTGGTGCCCGAAAGCCGGCAGGGCTTCCGCGCCGTGATGTGGGAGTTCGTTCTCAGCTACCTGCTGCTCGAGCGCGGCTCCTACTTCAACACGCGCTCGATGGTTGGCCACACGCTGCTGCAGATCGCGCGCCGCTACCGCGTGGATTACGGCTGGCTGCTGGACCAGCTCACGGAATGCCTCGCCGTACGGGAGCTGCCCCTGGCCGACCGCACCGGCCTGCGCGGTATTCTGCTCGACCTCCGGCAGCAACAGGCTGACGCGGCGGATACCCAGGCTACGGGCGTTCCCGTCGCGCGGCGGCGGCTGGACTGCATCGCAGGCTTCCTGGAGCGCGGCGTCTGGACCGGATCGCTGGCCAAGGCCAGCGCAATGGAAGGCTTCGCCGCCATGATGGACGCCGCCTGCGAAGAGGATCCGGATGCGCTGCTGCCCATTCTGCGCCGCGCGGGAACCCGGCCTGCCGCCTTGCGCAGGCTCGCCAGCCAGCTTCCCGAGTCCGGGCGCGAGCGCCTGGTACATCTGCTGGAGCCGGTGCACGGCGGCTGGATCGTGGCGACGGTGCGCGGCATCGGGCAGGTGCAGGCCGAACGCCATGTGGTGCAGGACGACTACCAGCGCTTCGGGCGCCGCCTCTGGGAATTCGTGTTCAGCGCACTGCTTGTGGAGCGCGGCTCCGTGTTCAACACGCGCGCCTTCGTCCGGAGCCTCGTCGTGCAGCTGGCAGCCCACTACAACATGGCATACCGCCAGCTGCTGCATGCGCTGATCGGCGTGGCGGCCGGACTGCAAGCGCCGCAGGCGCGCGCGCAAGGCCTGCCCGCCATCCTCCTCTGGCTGCAGAAGGAAAGCGCCGATGCACTGCCCCCCGTCCGGCCGGAGCCCGAACCGCCTCAACGCCTGCAGATGCAGCGAGCCATGCGCGGCGCGGTGCTGCGCCATGTGCTGGGCGGAGGCAAGGCCCCTGCAGGACTGCGCGGCCTGCTCGCGGAAGCGCTGCGCGAAGGCGCCCGCGTGTCCGGCGGCAGCCTGCCGCAGTGGCTGGCGGCCGCCATCGGCCAGCAGCCGGACCTCGAACGCCTGCTGCTGCAGCGGGACGACATGGCGGCCATCCTTAACGCGCTTGGAGAAGAACTCGCCGCAGGGGATATGGCGCCCGCCGGCGGCATCGCCCGGCCCGTGCCAGCACCCTTGCGCCAGCCCGCCCGCTTCGCCCGCGCTGCGCGCGAGTTCGTGCTGCGCAGCTTCCGTATCGAACGCGGTTCCTATTTCAACAACCGCAGCTACATCAAGCAGCTGCTGCACCAGCTGTCGGCGCGGCATGGCATGGACTACGCCGACCTGCTGCGCGGCCTCATTTCCCAGGCCGCCATCGCCAGCAATCCCGAGCAGACCACGCTCCCCGGCATCCTGCTGGCACTGAAGGCGGAAACGGGAACGGGCCTGCCCGTGGCGGAGCGGGGCAGGGCGGAGGCGCCGCAGGCCCCATCCCGCTCCTCTGCGGAAGAGGACCCGCTCTGGCTGTTCCTGCGCCACGGCAGGCTGTCCGGCGCCCGCAGCGAAGCGCTGCTGCGCGAAGGCTTGTCCTCCATCGACAGCACGGTTCTGGCGCGCGCCCTGCGTGCGGCCCCCAATCCGGTGGCGATGCTGGAACGCCTGATCCGGCACCTTCCCGCCGAACGCCTGAACGCGCTGGTCGAGGCGCTGGCCACCGGCGGCGCGGGCCTGGCGGAAACCTGGCGCCTGGCCGTGCTTGCGCTGCACGGCAGCCTTCCCACGGCGGGCATGCCGCGCGCGGTGCTCGATGCGCATGCCTGGCGCGCCATCTTCCGTGTGCTGCTGCGGCGCGAGCGCGGCGAGTTCTCGGCCAGCGCCTTCCTCTCCAGCGCGGCCCACGCTCTGGCAGGAAAACTGGGCCTGACCGGCAGCGCCCTCGTATCGCGGCTCATGGCCGTGGCGGCAGCCCGCATGGGCGGCGCGCCGCGCTACCGCGTGCTGCTGGAACTGCTGGCACAGGCGGGCGGCCGCATTGCGCTGTCCCCAGCTGGCGGCACCTTGGCCGCTACGCAGCCGCGGGCTCCGCAGGAGAACGGCGCTTCGCCGCAGTACCGTGCAGAAGACGCCAGCGAAGCGCCGCCCGCTGCTGAGGCGCTGGAGGCATGGCTGCGTTATGGCGGCACGCCTCCCGGCCACCTTGGAGCGCCTCAGCTTCTGTTCCAGCTTCTGCTGGACGAGCAGCCGCTTGCGGCACGCGCTCTTGTGCTGAGTGCCGCGCGCCGCCAGCTCGACCGCTGGCGCCTTGCGAGCCTCATGTCTGGCAAGGTGCGGGACGGTGTGCTGCGCCTTCTGCTCGGCGCCAACGCAAGCGAGTTCGAATGGTGGATCTCCGCCCTGGCCTCCGCCGCGGCGTCACCGGCTGTGGAGCAGGGCGCCGTCCGCGCCTTGCTGGAGGCTGTGGCCCGCCTGAGCGGCCGTGCGCCTTCGCTGGCTGCCTGGCTTCCTGCCGCCGTGGCGGAAGCCGCTGCGCCGCAGGAGCGCGAAACAGCGCTGGAAGCCCTGCGCCGCCAGGTCCGGCAACTGGCGCCGGAGCGGCGTGCCGAAGCCTCGCGGGGGCTCGAGCTGGCCGCCGCGAAGCTGCAGCAGGCGGCCAGGGTTCCGGCCGAGTCCTCGCCCTGGCAGTTCCCGGCAGCGGCCGAGGAGGAGCTGCCGGAAGGCGAGTTGTTCGCTGTGGACAATGCGGGCATCGTCCTGCTGTGGCCATTCCTGGACCGCTATTTCGACATGCTCGGCATGGTCAAGGATGGAGCCTTCATCGGCGAACGCGAACAGCACCGCGCCGTGGAGCTGCTGCGCTACCTGAGCCACGGCGAACTGCACGCCCCCGAAGATGCGCTCCTGCTGAACAAGGTGCTGTGCGGCCTCGATCCCGTGGCGCCCATGGACGCCGGAGGCCCCCTGACCGAACTGGAACGGGACATGTCCCTGCGCATCCTCGGCGCCGTCACGCAGCACTGGGACAAGCTGGCCAACACGGACGCGGAAGGCCTGCAGGCCACCTTCCTGCGCCGCGAAGGAAGCCTGATGCGCAAGGAGGAGAACTGGAACCTGGCCGTGCCGCGCCAGACTTTCGATGTGCTCATGGCCAGCCTGCCCTGGGCGCTGGGAACGATCCGCCTTTCCTGGATGCGCGGAGTACTTACGGTGGACTGGTCATGAATGCACCTCATCTCCCCCTGCAGCACAATGCCGGCGTCCTGGAACAGGAGCTGGCCTGGGCGGCCTCGCTGATCGAGGCCAGCATCAAGCTCTATTTCGGCCACGATTGCGGTATTGCCGATGTGCGCGAGCTGCACGCGCCAGACCTGTCACACAGCACCGCACCCTACGCGAAGCTG encodes:
- a CDS encoding baseplate J/gp47 family protein → MCAASLSLTKGAGLSRPARYDAALDPATAPLDERTPLQWMARVPGYAKLLNYFDSSGTPIADWTAFWESDPAYMLAQMTIPTPPHGIGNDIAQVISVHASARRFNAWLQQTRSLQFQHMLAGGNSIEPVLESLITGTLAPAVKGLFKNKDWKAEWDKLEARLPQPQLPWAPEWGFAPETGLGAAAPGDGSPMMPVVPTGIGSISARFDDACATLAQQSAVALKRSMAQDTHPAHSTLFLAFVKLYGTLQEDMNGFTGRHLDYYYHDVLQLEPSPGTPDRGMLVFALASNCPSFLLPGGSTVTAGQDSSGQAILYATDQDVVLNQASVGALRTVMMPLDTDGRVSAIYAAPVANSQDGLGAKLLLPDQGWPTFGAVPAGGVESPLASATGMLIASPALALEQGVRQLVLHLKFSGDTAALQDSFFAAVNPPPAPDTEAGAPHREPLPADTFLLYLSGAAGWTQVTDFQVVRLAPGTDWMLRCVLPASFPAVAANAKLEPSIGATTPMLKLVLNPMAVHFAYSFFRQLLLSGVQVRTKVRGLAPAQMSNSTGAIAAGKPFTPFGNAPLPGMSWSLTHPELASPTLSWARVDLTWLNLPLVSTLPPLIGAPNGFPQYYQGYQPFTFTNDSFNADLALYSGGRWQSLVTPKGETPFAMFAYKEDSVLGASSWFFRFAQAKDAVNTAAAATEGTLRAAFDGPPYGFGQAQYPTLFAAAAIQNIIAIEKSMQKKSLWEQILDFIKSLFGKVGAAVKGIGAKISGVFKSLGAKVKGLFEKIIGWFKKKPAPAPAPPPPPPPPPPPPPPPPAPVGVVLLNPPYLPTLKTVQLSYKSVASVPLDGTQFYHVHPFGLALPVQPSLFPTDAEQGNLYIGLAAAAAGQPVSMHFELRELPASSVRLLGGQDDPLGGVTWRYLANNAWQDFPPGSVASATSDLGVSGIVTLQLPPDIDSGGSVMGDTGNTPLRWVSASINADPAAAPATVAILPQAATVSRVTLPPDGGAEPSLPAGTITAMQPHVTAIKSVSQPYATSGGVAAESTTDYRMRVSERLRHKERASQMRDYEQLVLGSFPSVAQVKCIGPNNSRKFTGSAALAGGQLVLVLAPALQPSMQLAAPFPRPALLQVAETVSALASACVNDITVRNVLYELLQVNAVLTFQQGVDVNQCSTKLNQLLFDYLSPSGNQLDLGVGAISVGAIAALIRQQPYVAKLDSIFVWQSAQDNSLQPLKLTTNDTAVPSTPWSALVSAPSHVLDSSTSSVSSAAPTEAVCC
- a CDS encoding contractile injection system tape measure protein, whose amino-acid sequence is MSDTLLHIGQLRFELDVETLPRARSVTERVSAFGRQRLPALLAELMADAAGAGHVLSIDSIVLDLGALSEAELERQLGDALERALRAWLQQQVGLAPRGRPQLARPASEADPAWRDMLQLFGGAVMRHADAVLERAFARWPLEALGRLRAEGRKQAVRRHLAYSLPPPAMERLLRALEPSESPLIVAYVADVCEMHRHRPLVPESRQGFRAVMWEFVLSYLLLERGSYFNTRSMVGHTLLQIARRYRVDYGWLLDQLTECLAVRELPLADRTGLRGILLDLRQQQADAADTQATGVPVARRRLDCIAGFLERGVWTGSLAKASAMEGFAAMMDAACEEDPDALLPILRRAGTRPAALRRLASQLPESGRERLVHLLEPVHGGWIVATVRGIGQVQAERHVVQDDYQRFGRRLWEFVFSALLVERGSVFNTRAFVRSLVVQLAAHYNMAYRQLLHALIGVAAGLQAPQARAQGLPAILLWLQKESADALPPVRPEPEPPQRLQMQRAMRGAVLRHVLGGGKAPAGLRGLLAEALREGARVSGGSLPQWLAAAIGQQPDLERLLLQRDDMAAILNALGEELAAGDMAPAGGIARPVPAPLRQPARFARAAREFVLRSFRIERGSYFNNRSYIKQLLHQLSARHGMDYADLLRGLISQAAIASNPEQTTLPGILLALKAETGTGLPVAERGRAEAPQAPSRSSAEEDPLWLFLRHGRLSGARSEALLREGLSSIDSTVLARALRAAPNPVAMLERLIRHLPAERLNALVEALATGGAGLAETWRLAVLALHGSLPTAGMPRAVLDAHAWRAIFRVLLRRERGEFSASAFLSSAAHALAGKLGLTGSALVSRLMAVAAARMGGAPRYRVLLELLAQAGGRIALSPAGGTLAATQPRAPQENGASPQYRAEDASEAPPAAEALEAWLRYGGTPPGHLGAPQLLFQLLLDEQPLAARALVLSAARRQLDRWRLASLMSGKVRDGVLRLLLGANASEFEWWISALASAAASPAVEQGAVRALLEAVARLSGRAPSLAAWLPAAVAEAAAPQERETALEALRRQVRQLAPERRAEASRGLELAAAKLQQAARVPAESSPWQFPAAAEEELPEGELFAVDNAGIVLLWPFLDRYFDMLGMVKDGAFIGEREQHRAVELLRYLSHGELHAPEDALLLNKVLCGLDPVAPMDAGGPLTELERDMSLRILGAVTQHWDKLANTDAEGLQATFLRREGSLMRKEENWNLAVPRQTFDVLMASLPWALGTIRLSWMRGVLTVDWS